A single region of the Corallococcus caeni genome encodes:
- a CDS encoding DUF4397 domain-containing protein, producing MAWMRGKTLRVVALTALGVFAPACGGGSAEDSGTPPTQDGPVLVPPTQAQLRIVQAAPGTPAMDVYLAGNPTPVARAVAYGATTPYLTREAGAVTVELRPTGAAADSRPVVSQPVGMEAGTRWTVVAAGALSSSDSDAALRTLLLRDNTVPADGGQTRVRIVNAGTDAPTVDVDLGNDGSVEVASLARFKDSGEQAWVLPSGAAFQVGLRTGGRALTSFTVPAAGSGTDTLIVATGLMSAPARAGDGFSLLTAGRDGTLAILRQNPTVYVLHASPDAPALDLFASDRELSGGLAYGALSSPLQVPPGTYTLDFFAAAPGTERPTSAPVVTATTPTLVPGERYLMVAAGYLAPPRPSASPFTLLPLTDRFASDPSNLRLRWVHAAANTPAVDVGPLGSERRVLPDAPFLDVPFATATAQDGLPLPSGGTVTLGVVPSNDANRAPRTSFSVTPQPDTRVFAVATDTPGAAPGSWDLQLLWVDTTRTPWTVSTQADVP from the coding sequence ATGGCCTGGATGCGGGGGAAGACACTGCGGGTCGTCGCGCTCACGGCGCTGGGGGTGTTCGCGCCCGCGTGCGGAGGCGGCTCGGCGGAGGACTCCGGCACGCCTCCGACGCAGGACGGCCCGGTGCTCGTGCCGCCCACCCAGGCGCAGCTGCGCATCGTGCAGGCCGCGCCGGGCACGCCCGCGATGGACGTCTACCTCGCCGGCAACCCCACGCCCGTGGCGCGGGCCGTGGCCTATGGCGCCACCACGCCCTACCTCACGCGCGAAGCGGGCGCCGTCACCGTGGAGCTGCGGCCCACGGGCGCGGCGGCGGACTCGCGGCCCGTCGTGTCCCAGCCGGTGGGCATGGAGGCCGGGACGCGCTGGACGGTGGTGGCCGCGGGCGCCCTCTCCTCTTCCGACTCCGACGCGGCGCTGCGCACGCTGCTGCTGCGCGACAACACCGTGCCCGCGGACGGCGGCCAGACGCGCGTGCGCATCGTCAACGCCGGCACGGACGCGCCCACGGTGGACGTGGACCTGGGCAATGACGGCTCGGTGGAGGTGGCGTCCCTCGCGCGCTTCAAGGACTCCGGCGAGCAGGCGTGGGTGCTGCCTTCGGGCGCCGCGTTCCAGGTGGGCCTGCGCACCGGTGGCCGGGCGCTGACGTCCTTCACCGTGCCCGCGGCCGGCTCCGGCACGGACACGCTCATCGTCGCCACCGGCCTCATGTCCGCCCCCGCGCGAGCGGGCGACGGCTTCTCCCTGCTCACCGCGGGCCGCGACGGGACGCTGGCCATCCTGCGGCAGAACCCGACGGTGTACGTGCTGCACGCGTCGCCGGACGCGCCCGCGCTGGACCTCTTCGCCAGCGACCGCGAGCTGTCCGGCGGACTCGCGTACGGCGCGCTGTCCTCGCCGCTCCAGGTGCCGCCGGGCACGTACACGCTGGACTTCTTCGCCGCCGCGCCCGGGACGGAGCGGCCCACGAGCGCACCAGTGGTGACGGCGACGACGCCCACGCTCGTTCCGGGCGAGCGCTACCTGATGGTCGCCGCGGGCTACCTCGCGCCGCCCCGGCCTTCGGCGTCCCCGTTCACGCTGCTGCCCCTCACGGACCGCTTCGCGAGCGACCCCTCCAACCTGCGCCTGCGCTGGGTGCACGCCGCGGCGAACACGCCCGCGGTGGACGTGGGGCCGCTGGGCTCGGAGCGTCGTGTGCTGCCGGACGCGCCCTTCCTCGACGTGCCCTTCGCCACCGCCACCGCGCAGGACGGCCTGCCGCTGCCTTCCGGTGGCACCGTCACGCTGGGCGTGGTGCCGTCCAACGACGCCAACCGCGCGCCGCGCACGAGCTTCTCCGTGACGCCTCAACCGGACACGCGCGTCTTCGCCGTCGCCACCGACACGCCCGGCGCCGCGCCCGGAAGCTGGGACCTCCAGCTCCTGTGGGTGGACACCACGCGCACGCCGTGGACCGTGAGCACGCAGGCCGACGTGCCCTGA